A genome region from Brassica oleracea var. oleracea cultivar TO1000 chromosome C2, BOL, whole genome shotgun sequence includes the following:
- the LOC106324517 gene encoding uncharacterized protein LOC106324517 yields NAAAQSALLKYQNVNHMTQILDAKCVVRCLFKKEDELSSMIEASVYLLDYPIDGRRRQSPIIYGSLLDVRFGSMDRIDTNILVEVEENIKSFVPIDHEV; encoded by the coding sequence AATGCAGCTGCGCAGAGTGCACTGCTTAAATACCAGAATGTTAACCACATGACTCAGATTTTGGATGCAAAATGTGTAGTTAGATGTTTATTCAAGAAAGAAGATGAATTAAGCTCAATGATAGAAGCATCTGTGTACCTCTTAGATTATCCAATAGATGGTAGAAGAAGACAATCTCCAATCATTTATGGATCGTTGCTTGATGTTCGTTTCGGTAGCATGGATCGCATCGATACCAACATCCTCGTCGAGGTAGAAGAAAACATAAAGAGTTTTGTTCCTATTGATCATGAGGTGTGA